One part of the Microbacterium saperdae genome encodes these proteins:
- a CDS encoding ATP-dependent Clp protease ATP-binding subunit: MTNPQNSSQNQDQQSALEQFGINLTDRARQGKLDPVIGRDSEIRRVSQVLTRRTKNNPVLIGEPGVGKTAVVEGLAQRIVAGDVAESLKDKELITLDISALVAGAMYRGQFEERLKQVLKEITESEGQVITFIDELHVLMGAGGGEGSVAASNMLKPMLARGELRLIGATTLNEYREFIEKDAALERRFQQVYVGEPTVEDTIAILRGLKERYEAHHKVAISDGALVAAASLSNRYLPARQLPDKAIDLIDEAASRLRMEIDSAPVEIDELRRHVDRLKLEELALKKEKDAASKERLAALRADLATEEAKLGELQARWERERASLNRVGDLKTRLDAARSDAERAQREGNLERASRLLYADIPALERELIEAERSEQSEPDEGRMVNEQVTDEDIAGVIAAWTGIPVGRLLQGESEKLLHLESELGKRLIGQKDAVKAVSDAVRRSRAGISDPGRPTGSFLFLGPTGVGKTELAKALAEFLFDDEHAMVRIDMSEYGEKHSVSRLVGAPPGYVGYEQGGQLTEAVRRRPYSVILLDEVEKAHPEVFDVLLQVLDDGRLTDGQGRTVDFSNVILILTSNLGSPILIDPVLAPDEKRDQVMALVRQAFRPEFLNRLDDIVMFQALSEDDLAQIVELSVDQLHTRLRDRRLTLAVTPDARSWLAERGYDPMFGARPLRRLIQSEVQNKLATALLSGGVRDGDTVRVDMAADGSGLVLTSATPEPDLDDDVIEAELLDD; the protein is encoded by the coding sequence ATGACGAACCCGCAGAACAGTTCGCAGAACCAAGATCAGCAGTCCGCCCTCGAGCAGTTCGGTATCAACCTCACCGACCGTGCACGCCAGGGCAAGCTCGACCCCGTGATCGGGCGTGACAGCGAGATCCGTCGCGTCAGCCAGGTGCTCACCCGTCGCACCAAGAACAACCCGGTGCTGATCGGCGAGCCCGGTGTCGGCAAGACGGCGGTCGTCGAGGGCCTCGCCCAGCGCATCGTGGCGGGCGACGTGGCCGAGTCCCTCAAGGACAAGGAGCTGATCACCCTCGACATCTCGGCGCTCGTCGCCGGTGCGATGTACCGCGGACAGTTCGAGGAGCGGCTGAAGCAGGTTCTCAAGGAGATCACCGAGTCCGAGGGGCAGGTCATCACCTTCATCGACGAGCTCCACGTGCTGATGGGCGCCGGTGGAGGCGAGGGATCGGTCGCGGCATCCAACATGCTCAAGCCGATGCTGGCCCGCGGCGAGCTGCGCCTGATCGGCGCGACCACGCTCAACGAGTATCGCGAGTTCATCGAGAAGGATGCCGCCCTCGAGCGCCGCTTCCAGCAGGTGTACGTGGGGGAGCCGACGGTCGAGGACACGATCGCGATCCTGCGCGGGCTCAAGGAGCGCTACGAAGCGCACCACAAGGTCGCCATCTCGGACGGTGCTCTGGTGGCGGCGGCGTCGCTGTCGAACCGCTATCTGCCCGCGCGGCAGCTGCCCGACAAGGCCATCGACCTGATCGACGAGGCCGCGTCGCGGCTGCGCATGGAGATCGACTCCGCGCCGGTCGAGATCGACGAGCTGCGGCGACACGTCGACCGTCTCAAGCTCGAGGAGCTCGCGCTCAAGAAGGAGAAGGACGCGGCCTCCAAGGAGCGTCTCGCCGCCCTCCGCGCCGATCTCGCGACCGAAGAGGCCAAGCTCGGTGAGCTGCAGGCCCGCTGGGAGCGCGAGCGGGCATCGCTGAACCGTGTCGGTGACCTGAAGACGCGTCTCGACGCCGCACGCAGCGACGCCGAGCGGGCGCAGCGCGAGGGCAACCTCGAGCGCGCGTCGCGGCTGCTGTACGCCGACATCCCGGCGCTCGAGCGGGAGCTGATCGAGGCAGAACGGTCGGAGCAGTCCGAACCGGACGAAGGCCGCATGGTCAACGAACAGGTCACGGACGAGGACATCGCCGGCGTCATCGCGGCGTGGACCGGCATCCCCGTCGGCCGTCTGCTGCAGGGCGAGTCCGAGAAGCTGCTGCACCTCGAATCCGAGCTGGGCAAGCGGCTCATCGGACAGAAGGATGCCGTCAAGGCGGTGTCGGATGCGGTGCGCCGCTCCCGCGCGGGCATCAGCGACCCCGGTCGCCCGACGGGTTCGTTCCTGTTCCTGGGACCGACCGGCGTGGGCAAGACCGAGCTGGCCAAGGCGCTGGCGGAGTTCCTCTTCGACGACGAGCATGCCATGGTGCGCATCGACATGTCGGAGTACGGCGAGAAGCACTCGGTCTCACGGCTCGTCGGTGCTCCTCCGGGCTACGTCGGCTACGAGCAGGGCGGTCAGCTGACCGAGGCCGTGCGGCGTCGCCCGTACAGCGTGATCCTGCTCGACGAGGTCGAGAAGGCGCACCCCGAGGTGTTCGACGTGCTGCTGCAGGTGCTCGACGACGGTCGGCTCACCGATGGGCAGGGGCGCACGGTCGACTTCTCGAACGTGATCCTGATCCTGACGTCGAACCTCGGCTCGCCGATCCTGATCGACCCGGTGCTCGCGCCGGATGAGAAGCGCGATCAGGTCATGGCCCTCGTGCGCCAGGCGTTCCGCCCGGAGTTCCTGAACCGTCTCGACGACATCGTGATGTTCCAGGCGCTCAGCGAAGACGACCTCGCACAGATCGTCGAGCTGTCGGTCGATCAGCTGCACACGCGGCTGCGCGACCGCCGGCTCACCCTCGCGGTCACCCCTGACGCGCGGTCGTGGCTCGCAGAGCGCGGATACGACCCGATGTTCGGTGCGCGTCCGCTGCGGCGACTGATCCAGTCCGAAGTGCAGAACAAGCTGGCCACCGCGCTGCTGTCGGGCGGGGTGCGCGATGGCGACACCGTGCGGGTCGACATGGCCGCAGACGGCTCCGGCCTGGTGCTCACCAGCGCCACCCCGGAGCCGGATCTCGACGACGACGTGATCGAGGCTGAACTGCTCGACGACTGA
- a CDS encoding proline dehydrogenase family protein produces the protein MTAVDTTPRTSDVAAVVQRWLTESETHPVEPAAQRLAEVLKDPNGLDFTVGFVDGVMRPEDLSVAGRKLAEISEITPTLLPWYLRSAIKTGGFMAPKLPGVVVPISRRVLRAMVGHLVLDATPAKLGPAIAKLRKSGNRLNLNLLGEAVLGEREAGRRLQGTSDFLARDDVDYVSIKVSSVVSQLSMWSFDEAVADVVTRLTPLYELAARSEAAGKAKFINLDMEEFRDLDLTIAAFTSILDQPGLENLEAGIVLQAYLPDALGAMQHLQEWATARRAKGGAPIKVRVVKGANLAMEHVDAAVHGWPLATYSTKQDSDTNYKRVLDWALTPERLDAVRIGVAGHNLFDIAYTWLLSQARGVDGGSLVEYEMLLGMATGQAEAVRKDVGRLLLYTPVVNPAEFDVAIAYLVRRLEENASSENFMSAVFELASNPTLLTRERERFERSLAGLEADRSVPASNRVQNRATEAEAATPTTAFHNQPDTDPALGANRTWGRAILQRSVDTTLGVDAIAAARVETDEQLDGIFAAATAAAEKWAALPAADRAAVLHRAGDELSARRGQLLEIMAHEAGKTLAEADPEISEAIDFAHYYAERAKDLETVSGATFIPSKVTVVTPPWNFPVAIPAGGVLAGLASGSGVIIKPAKLTQRCGAVMIEALWAAGVPRDLLALVDLASRDLGTRLVASPEVDRVILTGAYETAQLFRSFRSDLPLLAETSGKNAIIVTPSADLDLAAADVARSAFGHAGQKCSAASLAILVGSVADSRRFERQLVDAVASMRVGLPDDPSTQMGPIIEPADGKLLAALTELGKGEKWLVKPRRLDAEGKQWTPGVKTGVAEGSYFHMTEFFGPVLGIMHAKDLDEAIRLQNAVDYGLTAGLHSLDSAEVATWLDRVEAGNLYVNRGITGAIVQRQPFGGWKRSAVGAGAKAGGPNYLFGLGEWTASELPAVVAGAAVAPAVDALLHAADGELDGAQNDWLLRAAASDESAWTSEFGAVSDKSGLGVERNLFRYRPVAVDVRLAEDAPLVESVRVLAAALRSGSPFTVSAASLPGGVEKVLRAQGVTVTHDKDAAWAKRYAKAVAKGQSSWQRVRLVGGDASALFAALGGSPDVAVWSHAVTGAGRVEMLPFLHEQAVSITNHRFGNPTGLTDGVI, from the coding sequence ATGACTGCCGTCGACACCACCCCCCGCACCTCGGACGTCGCCGCCGTCGTGCAGCGCTGGCTCACCGAGAGCGAGACCCACCCCGTCGAGCCCGCGGCCCAGCGTCTCGCCGAGGTGCTGAAGGACCCGAACGGGCTCGACTTCACGGTCGGCTTCGTCGACGGTGTCATGCGCCCGGAGGACCTGAGCGTCGCGGGTCGCAAGCTCGCCGAGATCTCCGAGATCACCCCGACGCTGCTGCCCTGGTACCTGCGCAGCGCGATCAAGACCGGTGGCTTCATGGCCCCGAAGCTCCCGGGCGTCGTGGTGCCGATCTCCCGCCGTGTGCTGCGCGCGATGGTCGGCCACCTGGTGCTCGACGCGACGCCGGCCAAGCTCGGCCCGGCGATCGCGAAGCTGCGCAAGAGCGGCAACCGCCTGAACCTCAACCTGCTCGGCGAGGCCGTGCTCGGCGAGCGCGAGGCCGGCCGTCGCCTGCAGGGGACCAGCGACTTCCTCGCCCGAGACGACGTCGACTACGTCTCGATCAAGGTCTCCAGCGTGGTCAGCCAGCTGTCGATGTGGTCGTTCGACGAGGCCGTCGCCGATGTCGTCACGCGCCTCACTCCGCTGTATGAGCTCGCCGCGCGTTCCGAGGCGGCCGGCAAGGCGAAGTTCATCAACCTCGACATGGAGGAGTTCCGCGACCTCGATCTGACGATCGCGGCGTTCACGAGCATCCTCGACCAGCCCGGCCTCGAGAACCTCGAGGCCGGCATCGTCCTCCAGGCGTACCTGCCCGACGCCCTCGGGGCGATGCAGCACCTGCAGGAGTGGGCGACCGCTCGGCGCGCGAAGGGCGGAGCGCCGATCAAGGTGCGCGTCGTCAAGGGGGCGAACCTCGCGATGGAGCATGTGGATGCCGCCGTGCACGGCTGGCCGCTCGCGACCTACTCGACCAAGCAGGATTCCGACACCAACTACAAGCGCGTGCTCGACTGGGCGCTGACCCCGGAGCGTCTGGACGCCGTGCGCATCGGCGTCGCCGGCCACAACCTGTTCGACATCGCGTACACCTGGCTGCTGTCGCAGGCGCGCGGGGTCGACGGCGGTTCGCTGGTCGAGTACGAGATGCTCCTGGGCATGGCGACCGGGCAGGCCGAGGCCGTGCGCAAGGACGTCGGTCGCCTGCTGCTGTACACGCCGGTCGTGAACCCGGCGGAGTTCGACGTGGCGATCGCGTACCTCGTGCGCCGCCTGGAGGAGAACGCCAGTTCCGAGAACTTCATGTCGGCCGTCTTCGAGCTCGCCTCGAACCCGACGCTGCTCACCCGCGAGCGGGAGCGCTTCGAGCGTTCGCTGGCCGGACTCGAGGCCGACCGTTCGGTACCTGCCTCGAACCGCGTGCAGAACCGGGCCACGGAGGCGGAAGCCGCCACCCCGACGACCGCGTTCCACAACCAGCCCGACACCGATCCCGCGCTCGGCGCCAACCGCACCTGGGGTCGCGCGATCCTGCAGCGGTCGGTGGACACCACGCTCGGTGTCGACGCGATCGCCGCGGCACGCGTCGAGACGGACGAGCAGCTCGACGGCATCTTCGCCGCCGCCACCGCGGCTGCCGAGAAGTGGGCGGCCCTTCCCGCCGCGGACCGCGCCGCCGTGCTGCATCGCGCGGGCGACGAGCTCTCCGCACGCCGCGGTCAGCTGCTCGAGATCATGGCGCACGAGGCGGGCAAGACGCTCGCCGAGGCAGACCCCGAGATCAGCGAGGCGATCGACTTCGCGCACTACTACGCCGAGCGGGCGAAGGACCTCGAGACCGTCTCGGGTGCCACGTTCATCCCCTCGAAGGTCACGGTCGTGACCCCGCCGTGGAACTTCCCCGTCGCGATCCCGGCCGGCGGCGTGCTGGCCGGACTCGCCTCGGGTTCCGGCGTGATCATCAAGCCCGCCAAGCTGACTCAGCGGTGCGGCGCCGTCATGATCGAGGCACTGTGGGCGGCCGGGGTGCCACGCGACCTGCTCGCCCTGGTCGACCTCGCCTCGCGCGACCTGGGCACCCGCCTGGTCGCCAGTCCAGAGGTGGACCGTGTCATCCTCACCGGTGCCTACGAGACCGCGCAGTTGTTCCGTTCGTTCCGGTCCGACCTGCCGCTGCTCGCCGAGACCAGCGGCAAGAACGCGATCATCGTGACGCCGTCCGCCGACCTCGACCTGGCTGCCGCCGACGTGGCGCGCAGCGCCTTCGGCCACGCCGGGCAGAAGTGCTCCGCGGCCTCGCTGGCGATCCTGGTCGGCTCGGTCGCGGACTCCCGTCGCTTCGAGCGCCAGCTCGTCGACGCGGTCGCCTCGATGCGTGTCGGCCTGCCGGATGACCCGAGCACGCAGATGGGGCCGATCATCGAGCCCGCCGACGGCAAGCTGCTCGCCGCGCTGACCGAGCTCGGCAAGGGAGAGAAGTGGCTCGTGAAGCCCCGCAGGCTCGACGCCGAGGGCAAGCAGTGGACCCCGGGTGTGAAGACCGGCGTCGCCGAGGGCTCGTACTTCCACATGACCGAGTTCTTCGGCCCGGTGCTCGGCATCATGCACGCCAAGGACCTCGACGAGGCCATCCGCCTGCAGAACGCGGTGGACTACGGCCTGACGGCAGGGCTCCACTCGCTCGACTCCGCCGAGGTCGCGACCTGGCTCGACCGCGTCGAGGCCGGCAACCTGTACGTGAACCGCGGCATCACCGGCGCGATCGTGCAGCGGCAGCCGTTCGGCGGCTGGAAGCGTTCGGCCGTCGGCGCCGGTGCCAAGGCCGGTGGCCCGAACTACCTGTTCGGACTCGGCGAGTGGACGGCATCCGAGCTGCCGGCCGTGGTCGCCGGTGCGGCGGTGGCTCCGGCCGTCGACGCGCTGCTGCACGCCGCGGACGGCGAGCTCGACGGTGCGCAGAACGACTGGCTGCTGCGGGCCGCCGCCTCGGATGAGAGCGCCTGGACCTCCGAGTTCGGCGCCGTCTCCGACAAGTCGGGGCTGGGCGTCGAGCGCAACCTGTTCCGCTACCGTCCCGTCGCCGTCGACGTGCGTCTCGCCGAGGATGCGCCGCTCGTCGAGAGCGTGCGCGTGCTCGCCGCGGCTCTGCGCAGCGGCAGCCCGTTCACGGTCTCGGCCGCGAGCCTTCCGGGCGGCGTCGAGAAGGTGCTGCGCGCCCAGGGCGTGACGGTGACGCACGACAAGGATGCCGCCTGGGCCAAGCGGTACGCCAAGGCGGTGGCGAAGGGCCAGAGCAGCTGGCAGCGGGTGCGTCTGGTCGGCGGCGACGCCTCGGCGCTGTTCGCCGCGCTGGGTGGAAGCCCCGACGTGGCCGTCTGGTCGCACGCCGTGACCGGTGCCGGCCGGGTGGAGATGCTGCCGTTCCTGCACGAGCAGGCCGTGTCGATCACGAACCACCGCTTCGGCAACCCGACCGGCCTCACGGACGGCGTGATCTGA
- a CDS encoding NRDE family protein — translation MCTVVIDVEDAGSARLLAVRDEDPQREWDGLGPWWPEQYPGVSGIRDRRAGGAWLAVNAAERRLAVLLNRADVGDLTDDRAVSRGSLALESVAGRSPEGPLPMHGFNLLEVRPEGARVLSWDGATLRETPVDAGTHMIAHDDLDDDATPRIHAWLPRFRALGPAAASAEWAEEWIALLAEAAALSPEDDRAIIRDNRPHGYPTQSLLYCVASVTGEGVEVHDRALPSPAHWNA, via the coding sequence GTGTGCACAGTCGTGATCGATGTCGAGGATGCCGGATCCGCACGACTGCTCGCGGTGCGCGACGAGGATCCGCAGCGCGAGTGGGACGGACTCGGCCCGTGGTGGCCGGAGCAGTATCCCGGCGTCAGCGGCATCCGCGACCGTCGCGCGGGCGGCGCCTGGCTCGCCGTGAACGCCGCCGAGCGCCGACTGGCCGTGCTGCTCAACCGCGCCGATGTGGGAGACCTGACGGATGACCGCGCGGTCTCCCGCGGCTCCCTCGCGCTCGAGTCCGTCGCAGGCCGCTCGCCGGAAGGCCCGCTCCCGATGCACGGGTTCAACCTGCTCGAGGTGCGGCCCGAGGGCGCACGGGTGCTCTCGTGGGATGGCGCGACGCTGCGCGAGACGCCGGTCGACGCCGGAACCCACATGATCGCGCACGACGATCTGGACGATGACGCGACGCCGCGCATCCACGCCTGGCTGCCGCGCTTCCGGGCGCTCGGTCCCGCCGCGGCGAGTGCCGAGTGGGCGGAGGAGTGGATCGCGCTGCTGGCCGAGGCCGCCGCCCTCTCCCCCGAAGACGACAGGGCGATCATCCGCGACAACCGCCCGCACGGCTACCCCACGCAGTCGCTGCTGTACTGCGTGGCGTCGGTCACGGGAGAGGGCGTCGAAGTGCACGATCGCGCGCTCCCCTCGCCCGCGCACTGGAACGCCTGA
- a CDS encoding LysR substrate-binding domain-containing protein: MLDVNRLRMLVELSRRGTLSAVADALSYSKASVSQQLSALERDVGVPLLRRVGRGVQFTPQGNVLVAEAIGILDQLEHAQVAVAESLTEVTGTVRIAVFQSAAHSLLPRALASLRDDHPALRVEVTECDPETGLVGVSSRDFDLILAEQYPGVTRPIHADLDRVALAHDAITLARRPGTPDTADAVAALWSTREQPWVLEPAGTASRAWAEQLCRTAGFEPDVRFEVADLTAHVRLIRAGLATGLLPELVWAGETPTVALTALPEQPRREIFSSARRVSAAAPSIRAVRRALASAASHNLLD; the protein is encoded by the coding sequence GTGCTCGACGTCAATCGCCTACGGATGCTCGTGGAGCTCAGCCGCCGCGGCACGCTCTCGGCCGTGGCCGACGCCCTGTCGTACAGCAAGGCCTCGGTCTCACAGCAGCTGAGCGCGCTGGAGCGGGACGTCGGCGTGCCGCTCCTGCGCCGCGTGGGCAGGGGGGTGCAGTTCACCCCGCAGGGGAACGTGCTGGTCGCGGAGGCGATCGGCATCCTCGATCAGCTCGAGCACGCCCAGGTGGCGGTGGCGGAGTCGCTGACCGAGGTGACCGGCACCGTGCGCATCGCGGTGTTCCAGTCGGCCGCGCACTCGCTGCTCCCCCGGGCGCTCGCATCCCTCAGGGACGACCACCCCGCCCTGCGCGTCGAGGTGACCGAGTGCGACCCCGAGACCGGGCTCGTCGGTGTCTCCAGCCGCGACTTCGACCTGATCCTCGCCGAGCAGTACCCCGGCGTCACCCGCCCGATCCACGCCGACCTGGACCGGGTCGCGCTCGCCCATGACGCGATCACGCTCGCGCGCCGCCCCGGCACCCCCGACACGGCGGATGCCGTCGCCGCGCTCTGGTCGACACGGGAACAGCCCTGGGTGCTCGAGCCCGCAGGCACCGCATCGAGGGCGTGGGCGGAGCAGCTGTGCCGCACCGCCGGGTTCGAACCGGATGTGCGCTTCGAGGTCGCCGACCTCACCGCGCACGTGCGACTCATCCGCGCCGGGCTCGCCACCGGGCTCCTGCCGGAACTGGTCTGGGCAGGCGAGACCCCGACCGTCGCGCTCACCGCACTGCCGGAGCAGCCGCGGCGCGAGATCTTCTCCTCCGCGCGACGCGTGTCGGCCGCGGCGCCATCGATCCGCGCCGTGCGCCGCGCCCTCGCATCCGCTGCCTCGCACAACCTGCTCGACTGA
- a CDS encoding APC family permease — protein sequence MAIQRRIKSVERSMAETHDEKRSLKRSLGVWDLAVMGVAVAVGAGIFSVGAEASARHAGPAVIISFIIAASVCGLAILCYAEFASSIPVAGSAYTFTYSTLGEFLAWIIGWDLILEMLMASAVIAKYWGVYLGDAVSLFNLEIPMTIPIGPLSFDWGPVVIVAIFTVLLALGTRLSSRVNSVFTVIKVAIVLFVIVVGLFFINGANYTPFVPPAEPGAASESAWTQSLFSLMTGSEPSIYGVFGILSGAALVFFAFIGFDVVATSAEETKDPKRTVPRGIILGLIIVTVLYVLVAIVITGMVSYTELAKLDEPSLASAFELVGATWAAQVIAIGSLVGLTTVVMVLLMGLARVVFAMSRDGLLPRALSVTDAKRGTPIRIQLIVGVLIAIIAGFTDVQVLGDMINIGTLSAFVLVSIGVPILRKSRPDLERPFTVPLSPWLPWISAIACFWLMLNLSTETWLRFAIWLALGLVIYFTYSRSHSLIGRELAEDALGGIRQKPLR from the coding sequence ATGGCGATTCAGCGCAGGATCAAGTCCGTCGAACGGTCCATGGCCGAGACGCACGATGAGAAACGCTCGCTGAAACGGTCGCTCGGCGTCTGGGACCTCGCCGTCATGGGCGTCGCCGTCGCCGTCGGCGCCGGCATCTTCTCGGTCGGCGCCGAGGCATCCGCCCGCCACGCCGGCCCCGCGGTGATCATCTCGTTCATCATCGCCGCCTCCGTCTGCGGCCTCGCGATCCTCTGCTACGCCGAGTTCGCCTCCTCGATCCCCGTCGCCGGCTCGGCCTACACCTTCACGTACTCGACGCTCGGGGAGTTCCTGGCCTGGATCATCGGCTGGGACCTGATCCTCGAGATGCTCATGGCCTCCGCCGTGATCGCGAAGTACTGGGGCGTCTACCTGGGCGATGCGGTCTCGCTGTTCAACCTCGAGATCCCCATGACGATCCCGATCGGGCCCCTCTCCTTCGACTGGGGCCCCGTCGTCATCGTCGCGATCTTCACCGTGCTGCTCGCCCTCGGCACGCGCCTGTCGAGCCGGGTCAACAGCGTCTTCACCGTCATCAAGGTCGCGATCGTGCTGTTCGTGATCGTGGTCGGGCTGTTCTTCATCAACGGGGCCAACTACACGCCGTTCGTCCCTCCGGCCGAACCCGGCGCCGCGTCCGAGAGCGCCTGGACCCAGTCGCTGTTCTCGCTCATGACCGGCTCCGAGCCCTCGATCTACGGCGTCTTCGGCATCCTCAGCGGCGCCGCCCTCGTGTTCTTCGCGTTCATCGGCTTCGACGTGGTGGCCACCAGCGCCGAGGAGACCAAGGACCCCAAGCGCACCGTGCCGCGCGGCATCATCCTCGGCCTCATCATCGTGACGGTCCTGTACGTGCTGGTCGCGATCGTGATCACGGGCATGGTCTCGTACACCGAACTCGCGAAGCTCGATGAACCCTCGCTGGCGAGCGCTTTCGAACTCGTCGGAGCGACCTGGGCGGCGCAGGTCATCGCGATCGGCAGCCTGGTCGGGCTCACGACCGTCGTCATGGTGCTGCTGATGGGCCTGGCCCGCGTGGTGTTCGCCATGAGCCGCGACGGCCTGCTGCCGCGCGCGCTCAGCGTCACCGACGCCAAGCGCGGCACGCCGATCCGCATCCAGCTGATCGTCGGCGTGCTGATCGCGATCATCGCCGGCTTCACCGACGTGCAGGTGCTGGGCGACATGATCAACATCGGCACCCTCTCGGCGTTCGTGCTCGTCAGCATCGGCGTGCCGATCCTGCGCAAGAGCCGCCCCGACCTGGAGCGTCCGTTCACGGTGCCACTCTCGCCGTGGCTGCCGTGGATCTCGGCGATCGCCTGCTTCTGGCTCATGCTGAACCTGAGCACCGAGACCTGGCTGCGATTCGCGATCTGGCTGGCCCTCGGACTCGTCATCTACTTCACGTATTCGCGCAGCCACTCGCTGATCGGACGTGAACTGGCCGAGGACGCGCTCGGGGGCATCCGGCAGAAGCCGTTGCGCTGA
- a CDS encoding nitroreductase family protein encodes MSTPVIDRTAPTEHPVLDVLAGRWSPRAFDAQNSIDEAKLATALEAARWSPSANNSQPWRFIVARRGTALHAQVVDALMGFNQAWAGNAAVLVVAIAETATADGTPITHAFYDLGQAVAHFSVQAHHDGLLVHQMSGFDPEVVREFADLEERFVPATVFAVGEFGDVDSLPEVLQEREVAPRVRRPIAETVILSA; translated from the coding sequence GTGAGCACTCCCGTGATCGACCGCACCGCCCCGACCGAGCACCCCGTCCTCGACGTCCTCGCCGGACGCTGGAGCCCCCGCGCCTTCGACGCGCAGAACTCGATCGACGAGGCCAAGCTCGCCACCGCCCTCGAGGCCGCCCGCTGGAGCCCGTCCGCCAACAACTCGCAGCCGTGGCGCTTCATCGTCGCCCGCCGTGGAACCGCGCTGCACGCGCAGGTCGTCGACGCGCTCATGGGCTTCAACCAGGCCTGGGCAGGGAACGCCGCCGTGCTGGTCGTCGCGATCGCCGAGACCGCGACCGCGGACGGCACCCCGATCACCCACGCCTTCTACGACCTCGGCCAGGCCGTCGCCCACTTCTCGGTGCAGGCGCACCACGACGGTCTCCTCGTGCACCAGATGAGCGGCTTCGACCCGGAGGTCGTGCGCGAGTTCGCCGACCTCGAGGAGCGCTTCGTGCCCGCCACCGTCTTCGCCGTCGGCGAGTTCGGCGACGTCGACTCCCTGCCCGAGGTGCTGCAGGAGCGCGAGGTCGCCCCGCGCGTGCGTCGCCCGATCGCCGAGACGGTCATCCTCAGCGCCTGA
- the coaBC gene encoding bifunctional phosphopantothenoylcysteine decarboxylase/phosphopantothenate--cysteine ligase CoaBC, which translates to MNIVVGVTGGIAAYKSVHLVRLLTKAGHDVTVVPTEDALRFVGLPTWEAISRHPVTTSVHDDVAKVRHVAIGQAAELVIVAPATANTIASMTAGLASDLLGTTLLATLAPVVIAPAMHTEMWRHPATQANIATLRARGVHVVGPDEGELAGGDTGPGRMSEPEEIVAAALAVAALQDLAGLRVAISAGGTREPIDPVRFLGNRSSGRQGVALAAEAAARGAEVVLVAAHIDPAVRAAATHPSIRVLDVGTAAELSTAMKDAAATADVVIMAAAVADYRPAVASDHKLTKEEGVLTRIDLVENEDVVAALAVTRADGHAPDGQTIVAFAAETLRDAEQRRERARRKRERKGVDLLAVNLADAEHGFERAENAVEVIGVDGAVVATSSGTKRQVAGAIWNSVLAAR; encoded by the coding sequence GTGAACATCGTCGTCGGAGTCACCGGTGGCATCGCCGCCTACAAGTCCGTGCACCTGGTGCGCCTGCTCACGAAGGCCGGTCATGACGTGACCGTGGTGCCGACGGAAGACGCGCTGCGCTTCGTCGGACTGCCCACGTGGGAGGCGATCAGCAGGCATCCGGTCACCACGAGCGTGCACGACGATGTCGCCAAGGTGCGTCACGTCGCGATCGGGCAGGCGGCGGAACTGGTGATCGTGGCTCCGGCGACCGCGAACACGATCGCGTCGATGACCGCGGGACTCGCGAGCGATCTGCTCGGCACGACACTGCTGGCCACGCTCGCCCCCGTCGTCATCGCCCCCGCCATGCACACCGAGATGTGGCGGCATCCGGCCACGCAGGCGAACATCGCGACCCTCCGTGCGCGGGGCGTGCACGTCGTCGGCCCCGACGAGGGGGAGCTCGCCGGCGGTGACACCGGTCCAGGACGGATGTCGGAGCCCGAGGAGATCGTCGCCGCGGCCTTGGCGGTGGCGGCCCTGCAGGATCTCGCCGGCCTCCGCGTGGCCATCTCCGCCGGCGGCACTCGGGAGCCGATCGATCCGGTGCGCTTCCTCGGCAATCGCTCCAGCGGACGGCAGGGGGTCGCGCTCGCCGCCGAGGCGGCAGCCCGCGGGGCGGAGGTCGTGCTCGTCGCCGCGCACATCGATCCCGCCGTCCGCGCCGCCGCCACCCACCCCTCGATCCGTGTGCTCGACGTCGGCACCGCCGCGGAGCTCTCGACCGCGATGAAGGATGCCGCAGCCACCGCCGATGTCGTGATCATGGCGGCGGCCGTCGCGGACTACCGACCGGCGGTGGCCTCTGACCACAAGCTCACGAAGGAGGAGGGTGTGCTCACGCGCATCGACCTCGTCGAGAACGAGGACGTCGTCGCTGCGCTCGCCGTAACCCGAGCTGACGGGCACGCGCCGGATGGGCAGACCATCGTCGCGTTCGCAGCGGAGACCCTGCGTGACGCCGAGCAGCGCCGGGAGCGCGCGCGGCGCAAGCGTGAGCGCAAGGGTGTCGACCTGCTCGCGGTGAACCTCGCCGATGCCGAGCACGGCTTCGAGCGGGCGGAGAACGCGGTCGAGGTCATCGGTGTCGACGGCGCGGTGGTGGCGACGTCATCCGGAACAAAACGCCAGGTCGCGGGCGCGATCTGGAATTCGGTGCTGGCCGCGCGCTGA